From Salinirubellus salinus, the proteins below share one genomic window:
- a CDS encoding MaoC family dehydratase — MSDSYSSLFDAWSRASTRAFENYLAANRAAMAAMGVSTEETWGDTAATLGNGQVETTVAADATLPGWEVELDATDGGLQVGDSVRFSKTLSAEDVEQFAAVSGDTNPLHLDDEAASQTRFGGRIVHGSLVSGLISAALARLPGTVVYLSQDTEFRAPVRIGDRVTADVEAVEDLGGNRFRLRTQVLRDDDPVIDGEAVVLIE, encoded by the coding sequence ATGTCCGACTCCTACTCGTCGCTGTTCGACGCCTGGTCACGGGCGTCGACGCGGGCGTTCGAGAACTACCTGGCCGCCAACCGGGCCGCGATGGCCGCGATGGGGGTCTCGACCGAGGAGACGTGGGGCGACACCGCCGCCACGCTCGGGAACGGTCAGGTGGAGACGACGGTCGCGGCCGACGCGACACTCCCCGGATGGGAGGTCGAGCTCGACGCCACCGACGGCGGCCTGCAGGTCGGTGACAGCGTCCGCTTCAGCAAGACCCTCTCGGCCGAGGACGTAGAACAGTTCGCCGCCGTCTCCGGCGACACCAACCCCCTCCACCTCGACGACGAGGCCGCCAGCCAGACCCGCTTCGGCGGCCGTATCGTCCACGGCAGCCTCGTCTCCGGTCTCATCTCCGCCGCCCTCGCCCGTCTCCCCGGTACCGTCGTCTACCTCTCGCAGGACACCGAGTTCCGCGCGCCCGTCCGCATCGGCGACCGTGTCACCGCCGACGTGGAGGCCGTCGAGGACCTCGGCGGCAACCGCTTCCGACTCCGGACGCAGGTGCTCCGCGACGACGACCCCGTCATCGACGGCGAGGCCGTCGTCCTCATCGAGTAG